One genomic region from Apteryx mantelli isolate bAptMan1 chromosome 7, bAptMan1.hap1, whole genome shotgun sequence encodes:
- the LOC106497819 gene encoding broad substrate specificity ATP-binding cassette transporter ABCG2-like isoform X1, which translates to MGTAQNNSDLKLPAAEFDLCNKDMMADTFDHSVISVGEEKGTGNFQRSFPTRESLRSPRGSVVSFHNIQYSVKQSSGFLCKWKTAEKKILHNVYGIMKPGLNAILGPTGSGKSSLLDVLAARKDPAGLSGEVLIDGIPQPPNFKCISGYVVQDDVVMGTMTVRENLHFSAALRLPSSITIEEKEERVTQIISELGLSKVADAKVGTELIRGVSGGERKRTNIGMELITEPPVLFLDEPTTGLDSSTANAVLFLLKKLSRRGRTIIFSIHQPRYSIFKLFDSLTLLALGRVLYHGPAKQALEYFRSIGYECEPFNNPADFFLDVINGDSTAVAASKEGYRPVDTEREVSGENGVAEENMDSSVVDVLHQKYLNSSLYQSTREALRKVELGQGSKQRLPKKGHEITYANGFLTQLYWVSKRSLKNLIRNPQASVAQIAVTIILALVVGAIFFGAKLDRSGIQNRVGSLFFVTTNQCFSSVSAIELFIRDKKLFVHQYTSGYYRVSAYFLALMVGDLLPMRTAPAIIFSCISYWMIGYQAVAGRFFFFMLTLVLVSYTATAMSLAISAGMDVVAVANLLITVCFVLMLIFSGLLVNLPSVMGWLNWLKYFSIPRYGLTALQVNEFRDLYFCGSEKNLNVTVPVGSCPPVISGEICFGETHLCSQGITPTNWAMWENIVALFCMTVIFLVIAYAKLRFMRKFT; encoded by the exons ATGGGAACTGCCCAAAACAACAGTGACCTCAAACTACCTGCAGCAGAGTTTGACCTGTGTAACAAGGACATGATGGCAGACACATTTGACCACAGCGTCATTTCTgttggagaagagaaaggaacaggCAACTTCCAACGTTCATTTCCAACACGAGAGTCCCTCCGATCCCCTCGGGGCTCTGTTGTGAGTTTCCATAACATTCAGTACTCTGTCAAGCAGTCCAGTGGATTCCTGTGTAAATggaaaactgcagaaaagaaGATCCTTCATAATGTTTA tggCATTATGAAGCCAGGCTTGAACGCTATCCTGGGGCCAACAGGCAGTGGTAAATCTTC TCTCCTAGATGTGCTGGCTGCCAGAAAGGACCCAGCAGGCCTGTCTGGAGAAGTGCTTATAGATGGCATCCCACAACCTCCGAATTTCAAGTGCATCTCAGGATATGTTGTGCAG GATGATGTTGTCATGGGCACAATGACAGTGAGAGAGAACCTGCACTTCTCTGCTGCCCTGCGACTCCCCAGCTCCATCACCATTGAAGAGAAGGAAGAGCGAGTCACCCAGATAATCAGTGAGCTGGGGTTAAGCAAAGTGGCTGATGCGAAG GTAGGAACCGAATTGATCCGGGGAGTGTccggaggggagaggaagagaaccAACATTGGGATGGAGCTCATCACGGAGCCACCAGTCCTTTTTCTGGATGAGCCAACAACTGGCCTTGATTCCAGCACAGCCAATGCTGTGCTCTTCCTTTTGAAGAA gcTCTCCAGAAGAGGCCGAACCATAATCTTTTCCATCCACCAGCCCCGCTATTCCATATTCAAGCTGTTTGACAGTCTGACATTACTTGCTTTGGGAAGGGTGCTGTACCATGGTCCTGCTAAGCAGGCCCTGGAATATTTTCGTTCTATTG GATATGAATGTGAACCCTTCAACAACCCAGCTGACTTCTTCCTTGATGTCATAAATGGTGATTCaactgctgtggcagcaagcaagGAAGGTTACAGACCTGTGGACACAGAAAGAG AGGTGAGTGGTGAAAATGGAGTGGCAGAAGAAAACATGGACAGCAGTGTGGTAGATGTGCTGCACCAGAAGTATCTCAACTCCAGCCTGTATCAGAGCACAAGGGAAGCATTGAGGAAAGTGGAACTTGGGCAGGGAAGCAAGCAGAGGCTACCCAAGAAGGGACATGAGATTACCTATGCAAATGGCTTCCTTACCCAACTGTATTGGGTGTCCAAGCGTTCTCTGAAAAACCTCATCAGGAACCCGCAGGCCTCTGTTGCACAG ATTGCAGTGACCATAATTCTAGCCCTGGTTGTGGGTGCCATCTTTTTTGGTGCAAAACTGGATCGAAGTGGCATTCAGAATCG GGTTGGTTCTTTGTTTTTTGTCACCACAAACCAGTGTTTTTCCAGTGTCTCTGCAATTGAGTTGTTCATCAGAGACAAGAAGTTATTTGT CCATCAGTACACCAGTGGATATTACCGTGTGTCTGCCTACTTCCTGGCCTTGATGGTAGGAGATCTGCTGCCCATGAGAACTGCTCCAGCCATCATATTCTCATGCATCAGTTACTGGATGATTG GCTACCAGGCTGTTGCAGGCCGGTTCTTCTTCTTCATGCTGACCCTGGTACTGGTATCCTACACTGCCACAGCCATGTCTCTGGCTATAAGTGCTGGGATGGATGTAGTGGCTGTGGCCAATCTGCTCATCACTGTTTGTTTTGTCCTGATGCTT ATCTTTTCTGGCCTCTTAGTAAACCTCCCTTCTGTAATGGGCTGGCTCAACTGGCTGAAGTACTTCAGCATCCCACGATATGGCCTCACT GCTCTTCAAGTAAATGAGTTTAGAGATCTCTACTTCTGTGGCAGCGAGAAGAATCTGAATGTTACAGTGCCTGTAGGCAGCTGTCCCCCAGTTATTTCAGGAGAAAT
- the LOC106497819 gene encoding broad substrate specificity ATP-binding cassette transporter ABCG2-like isoform X2 has translation MGTAQNNSDLKLPAAEFDLCNKDMMADTFDHSVISVGEEKGTGNFQRSFPTRESLRSPRGSVVSFHNIQYSVKQSSGFLCKWKTAEKKILHNVYGIMKPGLNAILGPTGSGKSSLLDVLAARKDPAGLSGEVLIDGIPQPPNFKCISGYVVQDDVVMGTMTVRENLHFSAALRLPSSITIEEKEERVTQIISELGLSKVADAKVGTELIRGVSGGERKRTNIGMELITEPPVLFLDEPTTGLDSSTANAVLFLLKKLSRRGRTIIFSIHQPRYSIFKLFDSLTLLALGRVLYHGPAKQALEYFRSIGYECEPFNNPADFFLDVINGDSTAVAASKEGYRPVDTEREVSGENGVAEENMDSSVVDVLHQKYLNSSLYQSTREALRKVELGQGSKQRLPKKGHEITYANGFLTQLYWVSKRSLKNLIRNPQASVAQIAVTIILALVVGAIFFGAKLDRSGIQNRHQYTSGYYRVSAYFLALMVGDLLPMRTAPAIIFSCISYWMIGYQAVAGRFFFFMLTLVLVSYTATAMSLAISAGMDVVAVANLLITVCFVLMLIFSGLLVNLPSVMGWLNWLKYFSIPRYGLTALQVNEFRDLYFCGSEKNLNVTVPVGSCPPVISGEICFGETHLCSQGITPTNWAMWENIVALFCMTVIFLVIAYAKLRFMRKFT, from the exons ATGGGAACTGCCCAAAACAACAGTGACCTCAAACTACCTGCAGCAGAGTTTGACCTGTGTAACAAGGACATGATGGCAGACACATTTGACCACAGCGTCATTTCTgttggagaagagaaaggaacaggCAACTTCCAACGTTCATTTCCAACACGAGAGTCCCTCCGATCCCCTCGGGGCTCTGTTGTGAGTTTCCATAACATTCAGTACTCTGTCAAGCAGTCCAGTGGATTCCTGTGTAAATggaaaactgcagaaaagaaGATCCTTCATAATGTTTA tggCATTATGAAGCCAGGCTTGAACGCTATCCTGGGGCCAACAGGCAGTGGTAAATCTTC TCTCCTAGATGTGCTGGCTGCCAGAAAGGACCCAGCAGGCCTGTCTGGAGAAGTGCTTATAGATGGCATCCCACAACCTCCGAATTTCAAGTGCATCTCAGGATATGTTGTGCAG GATGATGTTGTCATGGGCACAATGACAGTGAGAGAGAACCTGCACTTCTCTGCTGCCCTGCGACTCCCCAGCTCCATCACCATTGAAGAGAAGGAAGAGCGAGTCACCCAGATAATCAGTGAGCTGGGGTTAAGCAAAGTGGCTGATGCGAAG GTAGGAACCGAATTGATCCGGGGAGTGTccggaggggagaggaagagaaccAACATTGGGATGGAGCTCATCACGGAGCCACCAGTCCTTTTTCTGGATGAGCCAACAACTGGCCTTGATTCCAGCACAGCCAATGCTGTGCTCTTCCTTTTGAAGAA gcTCTCCAGAAGAGGCCGAACCATAATCTTTTCCATCCACCAGCCCCGCTATTCCATATTCAAGCTGTTTGACAGTCTGACATTACTTGCTTTGGGAAGGGTGCTGTACCATGGTCCTGCTAAGCAGGCCCTGGAATATTTTCGTTCTATTG GATATGAATGTGAACCCTTCAACAACCCAGCTGACTTCTTCCTTGATGTCATAAATGGTGATTCaactgctgtggcagcaagcaagGAAGGTTACAGACCTGTGGACACAGAAAGAG AGGTGAGTGGTGAAAATGGAGTGGCAGAAGAAAACATGGACAGCAGTGTGGTAGATGTGCTGCACCAGAAGTATCTCAACTCCAGCCTGTATCAGAGCACAAGGGAAGCATTGAGGAAAGTGGAACTTGGGCAGGGAAGCAAGCAGAGGCTACCCAAGAAGGGACATGAGATTACCTATGCAAATGGCTTCCTTACCCAACTGTATTGGGTGTCCAAGCGTTCTCTGAAAAACCTCATCAGGAACCCGCAGGCCTCTGTTGCACAG ATTGCAGTGACCATAATTCTAGCCCTGGTTGTGGGTGCCATCTTTTTTGGTGCAAAACTGGATCGAAGTGGCATTCAGAATCG CCATCAGTACACCAGTGGATATTACCGTGTGTCTGCCTACTTCCTGGCCTTGATGGTAGGAGATCTGCTGCCCATGAGAACTGCTCCAGCCATCATATTCTCATGCATCAGTTACTGGATGATTG GCTACCAGGCTGTTGCAGGCCGGTTCTTCTTCTTCATGCTGACCCTGGTACTGGTATCCTACACTGCCACAGCCATGTCTCTGGCTATAAGTGCTGGGATGGATGTAGTGGCTGTGGCCAATCTGCTCATCACTGTTTGTTTTGTCCTGATGCTT ATCTTTTCTGGCCTCTTAGTAAACCTCCCTTCTGTAATGGGCTGGCTCAACTGGCTGAAGTACTTCAGCATCCCACGATATGGCCTCACT GCTCTTCAAGTAAATGAGTTTAGAGATCTCTACTTCTGTGGCAGCGAGAAGAATCTGAATGTTACAGTGCCTGTAGGCAGCTGTCCCCCAGTTATTTCAGGAGAAAT